A genomic stretch from Setaria viridis chromosome 1, Setaria_viridis_v4.0, whole genome shotgun sequence includes:
- the LOC117860848 gene encoding uncharacterized protein: MAEKPPLPPKPKPPLPPKPRPPPPKAPAAAVRPTPTPAPATNGSRPAPPFKKPSLAPPPQVLPLKPPPARQYPPPPGGARKPRYRQQQRHHRRGSPCSCRRLCCLATGLALLALCMALAASCLAYLYYRPRPPSFHLQPLSPVRLRLGNSSSAGVSAMDATVGVRAVSWNPNERVAFRYGGGEGRVALADADGDVALGWAPLAGFDHAPRTVAAVAFVATAKGVVVDEAVAARVRDRYRRRQQGFKVVVDTHVGVRVGALRTGMVPVRLLCDGGAMAPRGGSGGDVVGPMSKCQVYLFRVRWFSLN, encoded by the exons ATGGCCGAGAAGCCGCCTCTGCCGCCCAAGCCCAAGCCGCCCCTGCCGCCCaagccgaggccgccgccgcccaaggcgCCAGCCGCGGCGGTGAGGCCCACGCCGACGCCAGCTCCCGCCACCAACGGCTCCAGGCCCGCGCCGCCTTTCAAGAAGCcctccctcgcgccgccgccgcaggtgctCCCGCtcaagccgccgccggcgcgccagTACCCGCCTCCCCCTGGCGGCGCGCGGAAGCCGCGGtaccggcagcagcagcgccaccaccgccggggCAGCCCGTGCTCGTGCCGCCGGTTGTGCTGCCTCGCCACGGGGCTCGCCCTCCTCGCGCTCTGCATGGCCCTCGCCGCGTCCTGCCTCGCGTACCTCTACtaccgcccgcgcccgccgtcgTTCCACCTTCAGCCGCTCTCCCCCGTACGGCTCCGCCTCGGGAACTCCTCCTCGGCGGGCGTCTCCGCCATGGACGCCACCGTGGGCGTCCGCGCCGTGTCGTGGAACCCCAACGAGCGGGTCGCGTTCcggtacggcggcggcgagggccgcgTCGCGCTGGCCGACGCCGACGGGGACGTCGCGCTGGGCTGGGCGCCCCTCGCCGGGTTCGATCACGCGCCGCggaccgtcgccgccgtggcgttCGTGGCGACCGCGAAGGGCGTGGTCGTCGAcgaggccgtggcggcgcgcGTGCGCGACCGGTACAGGAGGCGGCAGCAGGGGTTCAAGGTGGTGGTGGACACACacgtcggcgtccgcgtcgGGGCGCTGCGCACCGGCATGGTGCCGGTCAGGCTGCTCTGCGACGGCGGCGCGATGGCGCCGCGAGGCGGGTCCGGCGGGGACGTGGTGGGGCCCATGAGCAAGTGCCAGGTGTATCTGTTCAGAGTAAGATG GTTTAGCTTGAACTGA
- the LOC117851337 gene encoding BTB/POZ domain-containing protein POB1 isoform X1, whose amino-acid sequence MDPDFSPGGGGPSFEFAFNEVNFSDRELRIEVVAGDDDAPGSSGGGAGGGGLADWARHRKRRREELLKEKESTTHMSDQTNCNEVEAEECDAYEENQEEPVAMIEESPPDVGQDAGDDGPGIDSSWTVVGTPVLRVKTIYISSAILAAKSPFFFKLFSNGMKESDQRHATLRITDSEETALMELLSFMYSGKLTTTEPNLLLDILMAADKFEVVSCMRYCSQLLTSLPMTTESALLYLDLPCSISMAAAVQPLTDAAKDFLAVKYKDLTKFQDEVMNIPLAGIEAILSSNDLQVASEDTIYDFLLRWARAQYPKSEERREILSSRLLPLVRFSHMTCRKLRKVLTCTDIDHEQATKCVTEALLYKADAPHRQRALAADAVTCRKFAERAYKYRPLKVVEFDRPYPQCIAYLDLKREECSRLFPSGRIYSQAFHLAGQGFFLSAHCNMEQQSTFYCFGLFLGMQEKGSMSVTVDYEFAARTRPSGEFVSKYKGNYTFTGGKAVGYRNLFAIPWQTFMADDSLFFIDGMLHLRAELTIKQP is encoded by the exons ATGGACCCGGACTTCTCGCCCGGTGGCGGGGGGCCCAGCTTCGAGTTCGCCTTCAACGAGGTCAACTTCTCAGACCGGGAGCTGCGGATCGAGGTCGTcgcgggggacgacgacgcgccgggctccagcggcgggggtgccggaggaggaggactcgCCGATTGGGCGCGCCACCGCAAGCGCCGCCGCGAGGAGCTCCTTAAGGAGAAAG AATCTACAACTCACATGTCAGACCAGACAAATTGCAATGAAGTCGAAGCAGAAGAGTGTGATGCATATGAAGAAAATCAAGAGGAACCTGTAGCAATGATAGAAGAATCTCCACCTGATGTTGGTCAAGATG CAGGTGATGATGGACCAGGTATTGATTCGTCTTGGACCGTGGTGGGTACGCCAGTTTTACGAGTAAAGACGATTTATATCAGCTCAGCGATTCTTGCTGCAAAGAGTCCTTTCTTTTTCAAG CTTTTCTCAAACGGCATGAAAGAATCTGATCAGAGACATGCAACCCTAAGAATTACTGATTCAG AGGAAACTGCCCTCATGGAGCTTTTGAGCTTTATGTATAGTGGAAAGCTGACGACTACTGAGCCCAATCTTCTTCTGGATATCCTGATGGCGGCTGACAAATTTGAGGTTGTTTCATGCATGAGGTACTGCAGCCAGTTGCTCACAAGCTTGCCTATGACTACAGAATCTGCACTACTCTACCTAGATCTCCCGTGCTCCATTTCAATGGCAGCTGCAGTTCAACCTCTGACAGATGCAgccaaggatttccttgctgtAAAATACAAGGATTTGACTAA GTTCCAAGATGAAGTGATGAACATCCCTCTTGCTGGGATCGAAGCCATCTTGTCAAGTAATGACCTTCAGGTGGCATCTGAAGATACCATCTACGACTTCTTGCTCAGATGGGCCCGTGCGCAATACCCAAAATCAGAGGAGAGGCGTGAGATCTTGAGCTCTCGTCTGCTCCCTCTTGTGCGATTCAGCCACATGACCTGTAGGAAGCTGCGGAAGGTCCTAACATGCACTGATATAGACCATGAGCAAGCAACCAAGTGTGTCACCGAGGCACTTCTATACAAGGCTGATGCACCGCACCGGCAACGAGCTCTTGCAGCGGATGCAGTAACCTGTCGGAAATTTGCAGAGCGGGCTTACAAGTACAGACCTCTGAAAGTCGTTGAGTTTGATCGGCCCTACCCCCAGTGCATAGCATACTTGGATCTCAAGCGCGAGGAGTGCTCTCGACTGTTCCCTTCAGGCCGGATATACTCGCAAGCATTCCATCTCGCAGGGCAGGGCTTCTTCCTCTCAGCTCACTGTAATATGGAGCAGCAGAGCACGTTCTACTGCTTCGGCCTCTTCCTAGGGATGCAAGAGAAGGGCTCGATGAGCGTGACAGTAGACTACGAGTTTGCCGCGAGGACGAGACCCTCGGGCGAGTTCGTCAGCAAGTACAAGGGCAACTACACCTTCACCGGTGGGAAGGCGGTCGGGTACAGGAATCTCTTCGCTATCCCATGGCAGACGTTCATGGCTGATGACAGCCTCTTCTTCATCGACGGGATGCTGCATCTGAGAGCTGAGCTGACGATAAAGCAGCCCTAG
- the LOC117851337 gene encoding BTB/POZ domain-containing protein POB1 isoform X2, giving the protein MDPDFSPGGGGPSFEFAFNEVNFSDRELRIEVVAGDDDAPGSSGGGAGGGGLADWARHRKRRREELLKEKESTTHMSDQTNCNEVEAEECDAYEENQEEPVAMIEESPPDVGQDGDDGPGIDSSWTVVGTPVLRVKTIYISSAILAAKSPFFFKLFSNGMKESDQRHATLRITDSEETALMELLSFMYSGKLTTTEPNLLLDILMAADKFEVVSCMRYCSQLLTSLPMTTESALLYLDLPCSISMAAAVQPLTDAAKDFLAVKYKDLTKFQDEVMNIPLAGIEAILSSNDLQVASEDTIYDFLLRWARAQYPKSEERREILSSRLLPLVRFSHMTCRKLRKVLTCTDIDHEQATKCVTEALLYKADAPHRQRALAADAVTCRKFAERAYKYRPLKVVEFDRPYPQCIAYLDLKREECSRLFPSGRIYSQAFHLAGQGFFLSAHCNMEQQSTFYCFGLFLGMQEKGSMSVTVDYEFAARTRPSGEFVSKYKGNYTFTGGKAVGYRNLFAIPWQTFMADDSLFFIDGMLHLRAELTIKQP; this is encoded by the exons ATGGACCCGGACTTCTCGCCCGGTGGCGGGGGGCCCAGCTTCGAGTTCGCCTTCAACGAGGTCAACTTCTCAGACCGGGAGCTGCGGATCGAGGTCGTcgcgggggacgacgacgcgccgggctccagcggcgggggtgccggaggaggaggactcgCCGATTGGGCGCGCCACCGCAAGCGCCGCCGCGAGGAGCTCCTTAAGGAGAAAG AATCTACAACTCACATGTCAGACCAGACAAATTGCAATGAAGTCGAAGCAGAAGAGTGTGATGCATATGAAGAAAATCAAGAGGAACCTGTAGCAATGATAGAAGAATCTCCACCTGATGTTGGTCAAGATG GTGATGATGGACCAGGTATTGATTCGTCTTGGACCGTGGTGGGTACGCCAGTTTTACGAGTAAAGACGATTTATATCAGCTCAGCGATTCTTGCTGCAAAGAGTCCTTTCTTTTTCAAG CTTTTCTCAAACGGCATGAAAGAATCTGATCAGAGACATGCAACCCTAAGAATTACTGATTCAG AGGAAACTGCCCTCATGGAGCTTTTGAGCTTTATGTATAGTGGAAAGCTGACGACTACTGAGCCCAATCTTCTTCTGGATATCCTGATGGCGGCTGACAAATTTGAGGTTGTTTCATGCATGAGGTACTGCAGCCAGTTGCTCACAAGCTTGCCTATGACTACAGAATCTGCACTACTCTACCTAGATCTCCCGTGCTCCATTTCAATGGCAGCTGCAGTTCAACCTCTGACAGATGCAgccaaggatttccttgctgtAAAATACAAGGATTTGACTAA GTTCCAAGATGAAGTGATGAACATCCCTCTTGCTGGGATCGAAGCCATCTTGTCAAGTAATGACCTTCAGGTGGCATCTGAAGATACCATCTACGACTTCTTGCTCAGATGGGCCCGTGCGCAATACCCAAAATCAGAGGAGAGGCGTGAGATCTTGAGCTCTCGTCTGCTCCCTCTTGTGCGATTCAGCCACATGACCTGTAGGAAGCTGCGGAAGGTCCTAACATGCACTGATATAGACCATGAGCAAGCAACCAAGTGTGTCACCGAGGCACTTCTATACAAGGCTGATGCACCGCACCGGCAACGAGCTCTTGCAGCGGATGCAGTAACCTGTCGGAAATTTGCAGAGCGGGCTTACAAGTACAGACCTCTGAAAGTCGTTGAGTTTGATCGGCCCTACCCCCAGTGCATAGCATACTTGGATCTCAAGCGCGAGGAGTGCTCTCGACTGTTCCCTTCAGGCCGGATATACTCGCAAGCATTCCATCTCGCAGGGCAGGGCTTCTTCCTCTCAGCTCACTGTAATATGGAGCAGCAGAGCACGTTCTACTGCTTCGGCCTCTTCCTAGGGATGCAAGAGAAGGGCTCGATGAGCGTGACAGTAGACTACGAGTTTGCCGCGAGGACGAGACCCTCGGGCGAGTTCGTCAGCAAGTACAAGGGCAACTACACCTTCACCGGTGGGAAGGCGGTCGGGTACAGGAATCTCTTCGCTATCCCATGGCAGACGTTCATGGCTGATGACAGCCTCTTCTTCATCGACGGGATGCTGCATCTGAGAGCTGAGCTGACGATAAAGCAGCCCTAG
- the LOC117857325 gene encoding uncharacterized protein isoform X1, with protein sequence MEPPAPAAEPVAAEEPVLPGARGAAAAAAQQQQQQPGSSGGSGSAGREPVPLRLRLGRARRRAGPGTPTPSWKMEDEGAREGPGAATAAVARRSSASASARQLGASLWEIHDVARVGRRTRPRGGRGIAAGREGGGIGGGAELDQPQSSGGIGRRFADPSMKHHKLHQERSHRIQPFSPASFTSSVGESNVNNTISPTRSLDIMGRSVRAGYGLQTSTELLKVLNRIWSLEEQHTANLSVVNGLKLELQQAQTHIQELMQERRRYRHEVSSLMRQLSENKLVRKSKDHGKIDTVVHSLQGELEDERRQRRHSEDLHRKLGKELSQIKSAFLKAVKDLEKEKKGNRLLEDLCDQFAMGIRNYEEELRVVKQRNAKNYELNFDKSVLHISEAWLDERMQMRSIAVKEDLAHGTTITERLSSEIEAFILSKRAGSSKNNEKHMNDSTRLRRQSLESVHLNGATSAPQLAEDDDDSVASDLHCFELNMHEHTGPRRSDTGGIDVPKRRSEHPHGMAAEGSHMSSMPVYSQKDKIPEINSQSNARITPTEEQNGTTSTQITRGSYNGSLKNNQDAHHVDCLGQESFDHFSRTSLFCEGTTSGDLGNLGSPTRQLKYQSTSLDPEIVECSPEQPVGVMENTLKAKLLQARLEGRHARMKASCGSSTSRRK encoded by the exons ATGGAACCGCCAGCCCCCGCAGCCGAGCCTGTCGCCGCGGAGGAGCCGGTTCTTCCTGGGGCCagaggcgccgcggcggcggcggcgcagcagcagcagcagcagccggggtCCTCCGGGGGGTCTGGGAGCGCCGGCCGGGAGCCGGTGCCGCTGCGCCTGCGACTCGGGAGGGCCAGGCGCCGGGCGGGGCCCGGCACGCCGACGCCCTCGTGGAAGATGGAGGACGAGGGAGCCCGGGAGGGGCCGGGcgctgcgacggcggcggtagCGAGGAGGAGCTCGGCGTCGGCTTCGGCGCGGCAGCTGGGCGCCAGCCTCTGGGAGATCCACGACGTCGCGCGGGTGGGCCGCCGGACCAGGCCGCGGGGCGGGAGGGGCATCGCCGCCGGTCGGGAGGGCGggggcatcggcggcggcgcggaattGGATCAG CCGCAGAGTTCAGGTGGCATTGGTAGGCGCTTTGCAGATCCATCAATGAAACACCATAAGTTGCATCAAGAAAGGAGCCACAGGATACAACCCTTTTCTCCTGCAAGTTTTACCAGCTCAGTTGGG GAATCCAATGTAAATAATACTATTAGTCCAACTCGTTCTCTGGATATCATGGGTAGATCTGTGAGGGCAGGTTATGGCCTTCAAACATCGACAGAACTATTGAAGGTTCTAAATCGAATTTGGAGCCTGGAAGAGCAGCACACTGCTAATTTGTCAGTGGTTAATGGATTGAAATTGGAGTTACAGCAGGCTCAGACGCATATTCAAGAACTCATGCAAGAGAGACGGCGGTACCGACACGAAGTTTCGTCACTAATGAGGCAACTATCCGAGAACAAACTTGTTAGAAAAAGCAAGGACCATGGGAAGATTGACACAGTTGTGCATTCTCTGCAAGGTGAACTAGAGGATGAGAGACGTCAAAGGAGACATTCCGAGGACCTCCACAGGAAGTTAGGCAAGGAGTTATCTCAAATAAAATCAGCATTTCTCAAGGCAGTCAAGgaccttgagaaggagaagaaaggaaatcGCCTCTTAGAAGACCTTTGTGATCAGTTCGCAATGGGCATTAGAAACTATGAAGAGGAACTCAGGGTGGTAAAGCAAAGAAATGCCAAGAACTATGAGCTCAACTTTGATAAATCAGTGCTCCATATTTCAGAAGCATGGCTTGATGAGCGAATGCAAATGCGGAGTATTGCTGTCAAGGAGGACTTGGCTCATGGAACCACAATAACAGAGAGGCTCAGCAGTGAAATAGAGGCTTTTATCCTTTCCAAAAGAGCAGGTAGCTCTAAGAATAATGAAAAACACATGAATGATAGTACTAGACTGCGTCGGCAATCCCTAGAGTCTGTTCATTTGAATGGAGCCACCAGTGCTCCTCAGCTTGCTGAAGATGACGATGATTCTGTTGCTAGTGATTTGCATTGCTTTGAATTGAACATGCATGAACATACGGGGCCTCGCAGAAGTGACACAGGCGGCATAGACGTACCAAAGAGAAGATCAGAGCATCCTCATGGTATGGCTGCTGAAGGTTCACACATGTCCAGTATGCCAGTTTATTCACAGAAAGATAAAATACCAGAAATCAACTCACAAAGCAATGCCAGGATTACTCCCACAGAAGAGCAGAATGGAACCACAAGCACCCAAATTACTCGAGGATCTTACAATGGGTCATTGAAGAACAACCAGGATGCTCATCATGTTGATTGCCTGGGGCAGGAATCTTTTGATCATTTCTCCCGGACAAGTCTCTTTTGTGAAGGCACTACTTCAGGGGATTTAGGTAATCTCGGCAGCCCAACACGGCAGCTGAAATACCAATCCACATCTTTGGACCCTGAGATAGTGGAATGCTCACCTGAACAGCCAGTAGGTGTGATGGAGAACACCCTGAAGGCAAAATTACTGCAAGCAAGGCTAGAGGGGCGACATGCCCGAATGAAGGCATCATGTGGTTCCTCAACAAGCAGGAGGAAATGA
- the LOC117857325 gene encoding uncharacterized protein isoform X2 yields MEPPAPAAEPVAAEEPVLPGARGAAAAAAQQQQQQPGSSGGSGSAGREPVPLRLRLGRARRRAGPGTPTPSWKMEDEGAREGPGAATAAVARRSSASASARQLGASLWEIHDVARVGRRTRPRGGRGIAAGREGGGIGGGAELDQSSGGIGRRFADPSMKHHKLHQERSHRIQPFSPASFTSSVGESNVNNTISPTRSLDIMGRSVRAGYGLQTSTELLKVLNRIWSLEEQHTANLSVVNGLKLELQQAQTHIQELMQERRRYRHEVSSLMRQLSENKLVRKSKDHGKIDTVVHSLQGELEDERRQRRHSEDLHRKLGKELSQIKSAFLKAVKDLEKEKKGNRLLEDLCDQFAMGIRNYEEELRVVKQRNAKNYELNFDKSVLHISEAWLDERMQMRSIAVKEDLAHGTTITERLSSEIEAFILSKRAGSSKNNEKHMNDSTRLRRQSLESVHLNGATSAPQLAEDDDDSVASDLHCFELNMHEHTGPRRSDTGGIDVPKRRSEHPHGMAAEGSHMSSMPVYSQKDKIPEINSQSNARITPTEEQNGTTSTQITRGSYNGSLKNNQDAHHVDCLGQESFDHFSRTSLFCEGTTSGDLGNLGSPTRQLKYQSTSLDPEIVECSPEQPVGVMENTLKAKLLQARLEGRHARMKASCGSSTSRRK; encoded by the exons ATGGAACCGCCAGCCCCCGCAGCCGAGCCTGTCGCCGCGGAGGAGCCGGTTCTTCCTGGGGCCagaggcgccgcggcggcggcggcgcagcagcagcagcagcagccggggtCCTCCGGGGGGTCTGGGAGCGCCGGCCGGGAGCCGGTGCCGCTGCGCCTGCGACTCGGGAGGGCCAGGCGCCGGGCGGGGCCCGGCACGCCGACGCCCTCGTGGAAGATGGAGGACGAGGGAGCCCGGGAGGGGCCGGGcgctgcgacggcggcggtagCGAGGAGGAGCTCGGCGTCGGCTTCGGCGCGGCAGCTGGGCGCCAGCCTCTGGGAGATCCACGACGTCGCGCGGGTGGGCCGCCGGACCAGGCCGCGGGGCGGGAGGGGCATCGCCGCCGGTCGGGAGGGCGggggcatcggcggcggcgcggaattGGATCAG AGTTCAGGTGGCATTGGTAGGCGCTTTGCAGATCCATCAATGAAACACCATAAGTTGCATCAAGAAAGGAGCCACAGGATACAACCCTTTTCTCCTGCAAGTTTTACCAGCTCAGTTGGG GAATCCAATGTAAATAATACTATTAGTCCAACTCGTTCTCTGGATATCATGGGTAGATCTGTGAGGGCAGGTTATGGCCTTCAAACATCGACAGAACTATTGAAGGTTCTAAATCGAATTTGGAGCCTGGAAGAGCAGCACACTGCTAATTTGTCAGTGGTTAATGGATTGAAATTGGAGTTACAGCAGGCTCAGACGCATATTCAAGAACTCATGCAAGAGAGACGGCGGTACCGACACGAAGTTTCGTCACTAATGAGGCAACTATCCGAGAACAAACTTGTTAGAAAAAGCAAGGACCATGGGAAGATTGACACAGTTGTGCATTCTCTGCAAGGTGAACTAGAGGATGAGAGACGTCAAAGGAGACATTCCGAGGACCTCCACAGGAAGTTAGGCAAGGAGTTATCTCAAATAAAATCAGCATTTCTCAAGGCAGTCAAGgaccttgagaaggagaagaaaggaaatcGCCTCTTAGAAGACCTTTGTGATCAGTTCGCAATGGGCATTAGAAACTATGAAGAGGAACTCAGGGTGGTAAAGCAAAGAAATGCCAAGAACTATGAGCTCAACTTTGATAAATCAGTGCTCCATATTTCAGAAGCATGGCTTGATGAGCGAATGCAAATGCGGAGTATTGCTGTCAAGGAGGACTTGGCTCATGGAACCACAATAACAGAGAGGCTCAGCAGTGAAATAGAGGCTTTTATCCTTTCCAAAAGAGCAGGTAGCTCTAAGAATAATGAAAAACACATGAATGATAGTACTAGACTGCGTCGGCAATCCCTAGAGTCTGTTCATTTGAATGGAGCCACCAGTGCTCCTCAGCTTGCTGAAGATGACGATGATTCTGTTGCTAGTGATTTGCATTGCTTTGAATTGAACATGCATGAACATACGGGGCCTCGCAGAAGTGACACAGGCGGCATAGACGTACCAAAGAGAAGATCAGAGCATCCTCATGGTATGGCTGCTGAAGGTTCACACATGTCCAGTATGCCAGTTTATTCACAGAAAGATAAAATACCAGAAATCAACTCACAAAGCAATGCCAGGATTACTCCCACAGAAGAGCAGAATGGAACCACAAGCACCCAAATTACTCGAGGATCTTACAATGGGTCATTGAAGAACAACCAGGATGCTCATCATGTTGATTGCCTGGGGCAGGAATCTTTTGATCATTTCTCCCGGACAAGTCTCTTTTGTGAAGGCACTACTTCAGGGGATTTAGGTAATCTCGGCAGCCCAACACGGCAGCTGAAATACCAATCCACATCTTTGGACCCTGAGATAGTGGAATGCTCACCTGAACAGCCAGTAGGTGTGATGGAGAACACCCTGAAGGCAAAATTACTGCAAGCAAGGCTAGAGGGGCGACATGCCCGAATGAAGGCATCATGTGGTTCCTCAACAAGCAGGAGGAAATGA
- the LOC117862022 gene encoding F-box/kelch-repeat protein At3g61590, translating to MVVMGSEEWELYPSYIGSQVMEYRPISEDSDDDWNGDVAVPLDAVLPDDLLEKVLSFLPVASIIRSGSVCKRWHEIVHAQRQTWSKMVPQKPWYFMFTCSEEAVSGFAYDPSLRKWYGFDFPCIEKSNWSTSSSAGLVCLMDSENRRRIMVCNPITKDWKRLLDAPGGKTADYSALAFSVDRSSHQYTVAIARSNQDPSEYYQWEFTIHLYESVTGNWVTPFTGVLLGWRGGDECVICDGILYYLVYSTGVLVNNNEHRHCLVMYDLAARPNHSSLMSMAIPVPCALTCGRLMNLSERLVLVGGIGKQDRPGIIKGIGIWELHNKEWREVARMPHKFFQGFGEFDDVFASCGADDLIYIQSYGSPALLTFEMNQKLWKWSVKSPVSKRFPLQLFTGFSFEPRLDIAS from the coding sequence ATGGTGGTAATGGGGTCAGAAGAGTGGGAGCTGTATCCTTCTTACATTGGTTCACAGGTCATGGAATACAGACCGATCTCTGAAGACAGCGATGATGATTGGAATGGGGATGTGGCAGTGCCATTGGACGCTGTCCTCCCTGATGATCTCTTGGAGAAGGTTCTTTCCTTCTTGCCGGTTGCAAGTATCATAAGATCTGGGTCTGTCTGCAAGAGGTGGCACGAGATTGTGCATGCCCAAAGGCAGACATGGAGTAAAATGGTGCCTCAGAAGCCATGGTACTTCATGTTTACTTGTAGTGAGGAGGCAGTTTCAGGTTTTGCCTATGACCCAAGCCTCCGCAAGTGGTATGGGTTCGATTTCCCTTGCATTGAGAAGAGCAACTGGTCTACATCCTCATCGGCTGGGTTGGTGTGCCTGATGGACAGTGAGAACAGGCGCCGCATTATGGTGTGCAACCCCATCACTAAGGACTGGAAGCGGCTTCTTGATGCTCCTGGAGGCAAAACAGCTGATTACAGTGCTCTTGCCTTTTCAGTGGACAGGAGTTCTCATCAGTACACCGTGGCTATTGCAAGGAGCAACCAGGATCCGTCAGAGTATTATCAGTGGGAGTTTACAATCCATTTGTATGAGTCAGTCACTGGTAATTGGGTGACTCCCTTTACTGGAGTATTGCTCGGATGGAGAGGAGGTGACGAGTGTGTCATCTGCGATGGAATACTCTACTACTTGGTGTACTCCACAGGAGTTCTGGTGAATAATAATGAGCATCGCCATTGTCTTGTCATGTATGATCTTGCTGCAAGACCGAACCACTCTTCTTTAATGAGCATGGCTATTCCAGTGCCATGCGCTCTTACATGTGGCCGGCTGATGAACCTAAGTGAGAGGCTTGTGCTGGTTGGTGGCATTGGCAAGCAAGATAGGCCTGGGATCATCAAGGGAATTGGCATTTGGGAGCTCCATAACAAAGAGTGGCGTGAGGTTGCTCGGATGCCTCACAAGTTTTTTCAAGGATTTGGTGAGTTCGATGATGTTTTTGCAAGCTGCGGGGCAGATGATCTTATCTACATCCAGAGCTATGGGTCCCCAGCTCTTCTCACCTTTGAAATGAATCAGAAGCTATGGAAGTGGTCAGTGAAGAGCCCTGTGTCAAAGAGGTTTCCGCTGCAGCTGTTCACTGGTTTCTCTTTCGAGCCAAGGCTGGACATTGCTTCCTAG